A region from the Maridesulfovibrio zosterae DSM 11974 genome encodes:
- the atpB gene encoding F0F1 ATP synthase subunit A — MAGGLPHPLLIMSELNHALGTHIPNHVWYTWFGMSVLFVLGFIVSRKLSLVPGGVQNLAEIIIGGLEDFVVTNIGERGREVFPFMCTLFVYILILNLMGLVPGFDAPTANVNTNAAMAVCTFLYYNYVGIKLHGAGYIKHFMGPIPALAPLMFIIEVVSHISRPLSLTLRLFGNIRGEEIVLVLLFLLAPVVSTLPMYFLFMLAKVIQAFIFFMLTMIYLKGSLEEAH, encoded by the coding sequence ATGGCTGGAGGTTTACCACATCCATTATTGATCATGTCTGAACTTAACCATGCTTTGGGAACTCATATTCCCAACCACGTGTGGTACACATGGTTCGGCATGAGCGTTCTGTTTGTTTTAGGTTTTATAGTTTCCAGGAAACTCAGCCTGGTTCCGGGAGGGGTGCAGAACCTCGCCGAGATTATAATCGGGGGCTTGGAAGATTTTGTCGTCACCAATATCGGCGAGCGTGGACGCGAAGTTTTCCCTTTCATGTGTACTCTTTTTGTGTACATTTTGATTCTCAACCTGATGGGTCTTGTTCCCGGATTTGACGCTCCTACTGCGAACGTCAATACCAATGCGGCTATGGCCGTTTGTACTTTTCTCTACTACAACTATGTCGGCATCAAACTTCACGGCGCCGGCTACATCAAGCATTTTATGGGTCCCATTCCGGCACTCGCACCCTTGATGTTCATCATTGAAGTCGTTTCTCACATATCGCGTCCGCTTTCGCTTACTCTGCGTCTGTTCGGTAACATCCGTGGTGAGGAAATCGTTCTTGTTCTTCTGTTCCTGCTTGCTCCTGTTGTTTCCACCTTGCCCATGTACTTTTTGTTCATGCTGGCAAAGGTCATTCAGGCTTTCATTTTCTTCATGTTGACCATGATTTATTTGAAAGGTTCTCTGGAAGAAGCTCACTAG
- a CDS encoding ATP synthase subunit I, giving the protein MRNQLYLAAGTCFFAAVAFGFAPWALALAAGTVLITFNFWSLAKFGQHLAYMRKGAVVSLLIRFYGRLILSGLALYGLIVFGECSIYALLAGLSTVVVNAIFWGVAGLRQKVKEA; this is encoded by the coding sequence GTGCGGAATCAATTATATCTTGCTGCCGGAACATGTTTTTTTGCTGCTGTAGCTTTCGGGTTTGCCCCTTGGGCACTGGCTCTGGCAGCCGGAACAGTTTTGATTACGTTCAATTTCTGGTCGCTGGCTAAATTCGGCCAGCATCTGGCTTATATGCGCAAGGGCGCAGTGGTGTCTTTGCTTATTCGCTTCTACGGTAGGCTTATTTTATCGGGGCTGGCCTTATACGGACTTATAGTCTTTGGAGAGTGTTCAATTTATGCTCTTCTGGCAGGTCTTAGTACGGTAGTAGTGAATGCGATATTTTGGGGCGTAGCCGGGTTACGGCAAAAAGTGAAGGAGGCATAA
- a CDS encoding redox-sensing transcriptional repressor Rex — MKTQNIPKATIKRLAVYIQVLTGLKRDGVEVISSEKLARACSVNPSQIRKDLAYFGEFGVRGVGYYVHELISSIKQSLGVDRVWGCALVGVGNLGRALLRHKEFALRGFSIRAAFDCDPYKIGEIVSGLEVVCTRQLKGRVDELGLEIGIITTPPERAQRAANYLVDGGIKGIVNFAQARIDVPKEVPVEYVDFTHHFYSVAFNISSAG; from the coding sequence GTGAAAACCCAGAATATTCCAAAGGCGACAATTAAAAGGCTCGCCGTTTATATACAAGTACTGACCGGACTTAAACGAGATGGTGTAGAAGTTATTTCTTCAGAAAAACTTGCGCGTGCGTGCTCGGTTAATCCCTCTCAGATTCGAAAGGATCTAGCTTATTTCGGTGAATTCGGTGTGCGCGGAGTAGGCTACTACGTGCATGAATTAATATCCTCAATCAAACAGTCACTTGGCGTTGATCGGGTTTGGGGATGTGCTCTTGTTGGCGTTGGCAATCTTGGACGCGCATTGTTGCGCCATAAAGAATTTGCTTTGCGCGGATTTTCCATACGAGCTGCATTTGACTGCGATCCGTATAAAATAGGTGAAATTGTTTCAGGACTTGAAGTTGTTTGTACCAGACAGCTAAAAGGGCGTGTGGACGAACTTGGTCTTGAGATTGGTATAATTACTACTCCACCTGAAAGAGCTCAGCGTGCAGCTAATTATTTAGTTGATGGTGGTATTAAGGGAATCGTTAATTTTGCTCAGGCAAGAATTGATGTTCCTAAAGAAGTCCCTGTTGAATATGTGGACTTTACACATCACTTTTATTCTGTGGCTTTTAATATAAGCTCCGCGGGATAA
- the atpE gene encoding ATP synthase F0 subunit C: MRKALLIVLNTMALVLAAGAAFASGVAPEVASATATATAIGMAIAAAGCGIGQGLGLKAACEGTARNPEAGGKITVTLILGLAFVESLAIYALVVNLILLFANPLIG, translated from the coding sequence ATGCGTAAAGCTCTGCTTATCGTTCTGAACACAATGGCTCTGGTTCTCGCTGCTGGTGCAGCATTCGCTTCCGGCGTAGCTCCTGAAGTTGCTTCTGCAACTGCTACTGCAACTGCTATCGGTATGGCTATTGCTGCTGCTGGTTGTGGTATCGGTCAGGGTCTTGGTCTGAAAGCAGCTTGTGAAGGTACAGCACGTAACCCCGAAGCTGGTGGTAAAATCACTGTTACTCTGATTCTTGGTCTGGCATTCGTAGAATCACTCGCCATTTACGCTCTTGTTGTTAACCTCATCCTTCTTTTCGCTAACCCACTCATCGGTTAG
- a CDS encoding AtpZ/AtpI family protein gives MLSFKGNKEVFDLLGNAATMGTHLVAATFVGFGAGWYLDKWLGTKPWLLFIFLFLGIAAGFKNVYDEMQRILKKDQGKGSHYSENKSED, from the coding sequence ATGCTCTCCTTTAAAGGGAATAAAGAGGTTTTCGATCTTCTCGGTAATGCCGCGACGATGGGAACCCATCTCGTTGCCGCTACCTTTGTAGGGTTTGGTGCCGGATGGTATCTTGATAAGTGGTTGGGTACGAAGCCTTGGCTTCTTTTTATTTTCTTGTTTTTAGGAATAGCTGCCGGTTTTAAGAATGTTTATGATGAAATGCAGCGAATTCTGAAAAAGGATCAGGGGAAAGGTTCTCATTACAGTGAAAATAAATCAGAAGATTGA